A single region of the Lycium barbarum isolate Lr01 chromosome 2, ASM1917538v2, whole genome shotgun sequence genome encodes:
- the LOC132627741 gene encoding probable xyloglucan glycosyltransferase 12 produces MAPSFNWWTKETHRGTPVVVKMENPNNWSMVELEGPSEDDFLIPNNNNNNNNISPYKREKNRNKNAKQLTWVLLLKAHKAAGCLTSIASALFNLTAVIHRRVAAGRTDTTDHKNTENPAVKNRFYTCIKMFLWLSVILLGFEIAAYFKGWHFNAPDLQLQYLYSLDFHTFANPLVVKSVFDSFYSKWVLIRVEYLAPPLQFLANACIVLFLIQSVDRLVLCLGCFWVKMRKIKPVAKQGAMDLESGDGTGYYPMVLVQIPMCNEKEVYQQSIGAVCCLEWPKSRLLIQVLDDSDDPTTQTLINEEVRKWQKEGANIIYRHRVIREGYKAGNLKSAMNCSYVKDYEFVAIFDADFQPMPDFLKRTVPYFKDNEDIGLVQARWSFVNKDENLLTRLQHINLAFHFEVEQQVNGIFLNFFGFNGTAGVWRIKALEESGGWLERTTVEDMDIAVRAHLHGWKFIFLNDVECQCELPESYEAYRKQQHRWHSGPMQLFRLCLPAIIKSKISIWKKGNLIFLFFLLRKLILPFYSFTLFCIILPMTMFIPEATLPSWVVCYIPATMSFLNILPAPKSFPFIVPYLLFENTMSVTKFNAMVSGLFQLGSAYEWVVTKKSGRSSEGDLASLVEEKPKHQRGVSDEWEVTKKSGRSSEGDLTSLVDGKPKHQRGVSVPDLEELREEIKEKEKKASRKKKHNRIYTKELALAFLLLTASVRSLLSAQGIHFYFLLFQGISFLLVGLDLIGEQVD; encoded by the exons atggcaccaTCATTTAACTGGTGGACAAAAGAAACTCATAGAGGTACACCAGTAGTAGTAAAAATGGAGAATCCAAACAACTGGTCAATGGTTGAACTTGAAGGACCATCAGAAGATGATTTCTTAataccaaacaacaacaacaacaacaacaacatatcaccATACAAACGTGAAAAAAACCGAAACAAAAATGCCAAACAGCTTACATGGGTACTTCTCCTTAAAGCACACAAAGCTGCAGGTTGTTTAACCTCAATAGCATCAGCATTGTTCAACCTTACAGCCGTCATACACCGCCGTGTTGCTGCCGGTAGAACTGACACAACCGACCACAAAAACACTGAGAATCCAGCTGTCAAGAACCGGTTCTATACTTGCATAAAGATGTTTTTATGGTTGTCCGTGATATTATTAGGGTTTGAAATAGCAGCTTATTTCAAAGGGTGGCATTTTAATGCACCAGATCTTCAATTACAGTACTTATACTCATTGGATTTTCATACATTTGCTAATCCATTAGTTGTTAAGAGTGTGTTTGATTCTTTTTATTCTAAATGGGTGTTGATTAGAGTGGAGTATCTTGCTCCTCCTCTTCAGTTTTTAGCCAATGCTTGTATTGTACTTTTTCTTATCCAAAGTGTGGATAGATTAGTACTGTGTTTAGGGTGTTTTTGGGTGAAAATGAGAAAGATTAAACCAGTTGCCAAACAGGGTGCTATGGATCTGGAATCTGGTGATGGTACTGGCTACTACCCCATGGTTCTTGTTCAGATACCTATGTGTAATGAAAAAGag GTTTATCAGCAATCAATTGGTGCTGTGTGTTGTTTAGAGTGGCCTAAATCAAGATTGTTGATTCAAGTTCTTGATGATTCTGATGATCCTACTACACAAACATTGATTAATGAGGAGGTTCGAAAATGGCAGAAGGAAGGTGCTAATATTATATACAGGCATCGAGTGATAAGAGAAGGTTATAAAGCTGGAAATCTTAAGTCAGCTATGAATTGCAGCTATGTTAAAGATTATGAATTTGTTGCCATTTTCGATGCCGATTTTCAGCCCATGCCTGATTTCCTTAAAAGAACCGTTCCTTACTTTAAG GATAATGAGGACATTGGATTGGTACAAGCAAGGTGGTCATTTGTGAACAAGGATGAAAATCTACTTACAAGATTGCAGCACATTAATTTGGCATTTCATTTTGAAGTGGAGCAGCAGGTGAATGGTATTTTTCTGAATTTCTTTGGCTTTAATGGGACTGCTGGAGTATGGAGGATTAAGGCATTAGAAGAATCTGGTGGTTGGTTGGAAAGGACAACGGTTGAAGATATGGACATTGCGGTTCGGGCACATCTTCATGGTTGGAAATTCATCTTTCTCAATGATGTAGAG TGCCAGTGTGAGTTACCGGAATCATATGAAGCGTATAGGAAGCAACAACATAGATGGCATTCGGGGCCAATGCAGTTGTTCCGTCTCTGTTTACCTGCCATCATTAAATCAAAG ATAAGCATTTGGAAGAAAGGCAACTTGATATTTCTTTTCTTCCTTCTGAGGAAGTTGATATTGCCATTTTATTCATTCACTCTGTTTTGCATAATCCTCCCAATGACAATGTTCATTCCCGAGGCAACGCTCCCATCATGGGTTGTCTGTTACATCCCTGCCACCATGTCATTTCTCAATATACTTCCGGCACCTAAATCGTTCCCGTTCATTGTGCCATATCTTTTATTCGAGAACACCATGTCCGTGACCAAGTTTAATGCCATGGTCTCAGGCCTCTTCCAACTCGGAAGTGCATACGAATGGGTAGTCACCAAGAAATCAGGACGTTCTTCCGAGGGCGATCTTGCATCGTTGGTTGAGGAAAAACCAAAACACCAACGAGGTGTTTCGGATGAATGGGAAGTCACGAAGAAATCTGGGCGTTCCTCCGAGGGAGATCTTACCTCATTGGTTGATGGAAAACCGAAACACCAACGAGGTGTTTCCGTGCCTGATTTGGAGGAACTGAGGGAGGAAATTAAGGAGAAGGAGAAAAAGGCATCGAGGAAGAAGAAGCACAAcagaatatacacaaaagaattggCCTTAGCTTTCTTACTGTTGACAGCTTCAGTAAGGAGCCTACTATCAGCTCAAGGAATCCACTTTTACTTCTTGCTGTTTCAAGGTATATCGTTCCTGCTCGTTGGCCTTGACTTGATCGGCGAGCAGGTCGATTAA